The following coding sequences are from one Vicugna pacos chromosome 11, VicPac4, whole genome shotgun sequence window:
- the CHCHD1 gene encoding small ribosomal subunit protein mS37 isoform X2 codes for MATPSLRGRLARFGNPRKPILKPNKPLILANHVGERRREKGEATCITEMSVMMACWKQNEFRDEACRKEIQDFFDCASRAEVIESSWATSSSYPNGGTPGTCLVLQAEAVHC; via the exons ATGGCGACGCCCAGCTTGCGGGGTCGTCTAGCACGGTTTGGAAACCCACGGAAGCCTATACTGAAGCCCAACAAGCCCCTCATCCTAGCTAACCATGTCGGGGAACGGCGCCGGGAGAAAGGCG AGGCGACCTGTATCACGGAGATGTCGGTAATGATGGCTTGCTGGAAGCAGAATGAATTCCGCGACGAAGCATGCAGAAAAGAGATCCAAGACTTCTTCGATTGTGCTTCGAGGGCTGAGGTGATAGAAAGTTCTTGGG CTACCTCTTCCTCATACCCCAATGGTGGAACACCGGGCACTTGCCTGGTTCTGCAGGCTGAGGCTGTTCACTGTTAA
- the CHCHD1 gene encoding small ribosomal subunit protein mS37 isoform X1, with translation MATPSLRGRLARFGNPRKPILKPNKPLILANHVGERRREKGEATCITEMSVMMACWKQNEFRDEACRKEIQDFFDCASRAEAARKMRSIQESMGELRSLPPKKLNKLLHRFPNISHVS, from the exons ATGGCGACGCCCAGCTTGCGGGGTCGTCTAGCACGGTTTGGAAACCCACGGAAGCCTATACTGAAGCCCAACAAGCCCCTCATCCTAGCTAACCATGTCGGGGAACGGCGCCGGGAGAAAGGCG AGGCGACCTGTATCACGGAGATGTCGGTAATGATGGCTTGCTGGAAGCAGAATGAATTCCGCGACGAAGCATGCAGAAAAGAGATCCAAGACTTCTTCGATTGTGCTTCGAGGGCTGAG GCAGCCCGAAAGATGAGATCAATCCAGGAGAGCATGGGAGAGTTGAGGAGTTTACCTCCCAAGAAATTGAATAAGTTGTTACATAGGTTTCCTAACATATCTCATGTCAGCTGA